The Micromonospora sp. NBC_00421 DNA window TACCCAATCGGTTCGTGCTTGTGAGTCCCGACGGACCTGGTCCGTCGGAGACCGCGCCGACTTCCGGCGCCCTCCCTCGACACGTGCCGCGTCGAGGAAGGCTTTCCGCATGACCATGACCATTCCCACCTTCGCCGCGACCGGCCTCGCGCCGGCGCTGCTCGCCGAGCTGACCGCGCAGGGCATCACCGAGCCGTTCCCCATCCAGACGGCCACCCTGCCGGACTCGTTGGCCGGTCGGGACGTGCTGGGCCGGGGGCGTACCGGCTCGGGCAAGACCCTGGCCTTCGGGCTCCCGCTGCTGCACCGCACCGCCGGTCACCGGGCCCGCCCCGGTCGCCCGCTCGCCCTGGTGCTGGTCCCCACCCGTGAGCTGGCCGCCCAGGTCACCACGGCACTCACCCCGTACGCCCGGGCGCTCGGGCTGCGCTGCGCCACCGTGGTCGGTGGGCTGTCCCTCCAGCGGCAGGCGGACGCGCTGCGCGCCGGTGCCGAGGTGCTTGTGGCCACCCCCGGTCGGCTGCACGACCTGATCAACCGGGGTGACGCCCGGCTGGACCAGGTCGCCATCACCGTGCTCGACGAGGCCGACCAGATGGCCGACATGGGCTTCCTGCCCCAGGTGACCAAGCTGCTGGAGCAGGTCGCCCCGAACGGCCAGCGGATGCTCTTCTCGGCCACCCTGGACGGCGGGGTGGACCGGCTGGTCCGCCGCTTCCTCAGCAACCCGGTGTCGCACTCGGTGGACCCGGGCACCGCCACGGTGACCGCGATGACCCACCACGTCCTGCACGTCGACGCGGCCGACAAGCCCGCCGCGCTCACCCAGATCGCCGCCCGCGAGGGCCGCACCATCCTGTTCATGGCGACCAAGCACCGCGCCGACCGGATGGCCCGTCAACTGCTCGCCAAGGGCGTACGCGCGGCGGCGCTGCACGGTGGGAAGTCCCAGCCGCAGCGCACCCGGATCCTGGAGCAGTTCCGCACCGGCCAGGTCACCGCACTGGTCGCCACCGACGTGGCGGCCCGGGGCATCCACGTCGACGGGCTGGACATGGTGGTCAACGTGGACCCGCCGACCGAGGCGAAGGACTACCTGCACCGTGGCGGTCGGACCGCCCGGGCCGGCGAGGCCGGCCAGGTGGTCACCCTGGTCCTGCCGGAGCAGCGCCGGGACGTCTCCCGGCTGATGAGCGTGGCCGGCATCAAACCGCAGTCGACCCAGGTACGCCTCGGCGACGGCGGGCTGGCCCGGGTGACCGGAGCGCGTGAGCCGTCCGGCGTGCCGGTGACCATCGTGGCCCCGGCCCCCGCCCCGGCTGCCCGGCCGCGTACCGCCCCCGGTGGCGGCAACGGTGCCGGTGGTGAAGGTGGTCGGTCGCACCGGGCGTCGGGCCGT harbors:
- a CDS encoding DEAD/DEAH box helicase, with translation MTMTIPTFAATGLAPALLAELTAQGITEPFPIQTATLPDSLAGRDVLGRGRTGSGKTLAFGLPLLHRTAGHRARPGRPLALVLVPTRELAAQVTTALTPYARALGLRCATVVGGLSLQRQADALRAGAEVLVATPGRLHDLINRGDARLDQVAITVLDEADQMADMGFLPQVTKLLEQVAPNGQRMLFSATLDGGVDRLVRRFLSNPVSHSVDPGTATVTAMTHHVLHVDAADKPAALTQIAAREGRTILFMATKHRADRMARQLLAKGVRAAALHGGKSQPQRTRILEQFRTGQVTALVATDVAARGIHVDGLDMVVNVDPPTEAKDYLHRGGRTARAGEAGQVVTLVLPEQRRDVSRLMSVAGIKPQSTQVRLGDGGLARVTGAREPSGVPVTIVAPAPAPAARPRTAPGGGNGAGGEGGRSHRASGRSRRPRRPRTA